The following are encoded together in the Choloepus didactylus isolate mChoDid1 chromosome 7, mChoDid1.pri, whole genome shotgun sequence genome:
- the GABBR1 gene encoding gamma-aminobutyric acid type B receptor subunit 1, translated as MLLLLLLLLLAPLFLRPPGAGGAQTPNATSEGCQIIHPPWEGGIRYRGLTRDQVKAINFLPVDYEIEYVCRGEREVVGPKVRKCLANGSWTDMDTPSRCVRICSKSYLTLENGKVFLTGGDLPALDGARVDFRCDPDFHLVGSSRSSCSQGQWSTPKPHCQVNRTPHSERRAVYIGALFPMSGGWPGGQACQPAVEMALEDVNSRRDILPDYELKLIHHDSKCDPGQATKYLYELLYNDPIKIILMPGCSSVSTLVAEAARMWNLIVLSYGSSSPALSNRQRFPTFFRTHPSATLHNPTRVKLFEKWGWKKIATIQQTTEVFTSTLDDLEERVKEAGIEITFRQSFFSDPAVPVKNLKRQDARIIVGLFYETEARKVFCEVYKERLFGKKYVWFLIGWYADNWFKTYDPSINCTVDEMTEAVEGHITTEIVMLNPANTRSISNMTSQEFVEKLTKRLKRHPEETGGFQEAPLAYDAIWALALALNKTSGGGSRSGVRLEDFNYNNQTITDQIYRAMNSSSFEGVSGHVVFDASGSRMAWTLIEQLQGGSYKKIGYYDSTKDDLSWSKTDKWIGGSPPADQTLVIKTFRFLSQKLFISVSVLSSLGIVLAVVCLSFNIYNAHVRYIQNSQPNLNNLTAVGCSLALAAVFPLGLDGYHIGRNQFPFVCQARLWLLGLGFSLGYGSMFTKIWWVHTVFTKKEEKKEWRKTLEPWKLYTTVGLLVGMDVLTLAIWQIVDPLHRIIETFAKEEPKEDIDVSILPQLEHCSSRKMNTWLGIFYGYKGLLLLLGIFLAYETKSVSTEKINDHRAVGMAIYNVAVLCLITAPVTMILSSQQDAAFAFASLAIVFSSYITLVVLFVPKMRRLITRGEWQSEAQDTMKTGSSTNNNEEEKSRLLEKENRELEKIIAEKEERVSELRHQLQSRQQLRSRRHPPTPPDPSGGLPRGPPEPPDRLSCDGSRVHLLYK; from the exons atgctgctgctgctgctgctgctgcttctggcgCCGCTCTTCCTCCGCCCCCCGGGTGCGGGCGGGGCGCAGACCCCCAACGCCACCTCAGAAG GCTGCCAAATCATACACCCTCCCTGGGAAGGGGGCATCAGGTACCGGGGCCTGACGCGGGACCAGGTGAAGGCTATCAACTTCCTGCCCGTGGACTATGAGATTGAGTATGTGTGCCGGGGGGAGCGTGAAGTGGTGGGGCCCAAGGTCCGCAAGTGCCTGGCCAACGGCTCCTGGACAGATATGGACACACCCAGTCGCTGTG TCCGAATCTGCTCCAAGTCTTATTTGACCCTGGAAAATGGGAAGGTTTTCCTGACGGGTGGGGACCTCCCAGCTCTGGACGGAGCCCGGGTGGATTTCCGATGTGATCCTGACTTCCATCTGGTGGGCAGCTCCAGGAGCAGCTGTAGTCAGGGCCAGTGGAGCACCCCCAAGCCCCACTGCCAGG TGAATCGAACGCCACACTCAG AACGGCGCGCTGTGTACATCGGGGCGCTGTTTCCCATGAGTGGGGGCTGGCCCGGGGGCCAGGCTTGCCAACCCGCGGTGGAGATGGCGCTGGAGGACGTGAATAGCCGCAGGGACATCCTGCCGGACTATGAGCTCAAGCTCATCCACCACGACAGCAAG TGTGACCCAGGCCAAGCCACCAAGTACCTGTACGAGCTGCTCTACAATGACCCCATCAAGATCATCCTCATGCCTGGCTGCAGCTCCGTTTCCACGCTTGTGGCTGAGGCCGCCAGGATGTGGAACCTCATTGTG CTGTCCTATGGCTCAAGCTCACCAGCCCTGTCAAACCGGCAGCGTTTCCCCACGTTCTTCCGAACTCATCCATCAGCCACACTTCACAACCCTACTCGTGTGAAACTGTTTGAAAAGTGGGGCTGGAAGAAGATTGCTACCATCCAGCAGACCACTGAGGTCTTCACGTCG ACTCTAGATGATCTTGAGGAACGAGTGAAGGAAGCTGGAATCGAGATTACTTTTCGCCAGAGTTTCTTCTCAGATCCAGCTGTGCCAGTCAAAAACCTTAAG CGCCAAGACGCCCGAATCATCGTGGGACTTTTCTATGAGACTGAAGCCCGGAAAGTGTTTTGTGAG GTGTACAAGGAGCGTCTCTTTGGGAAGAAGTACGTCTGGTTCCTCATTGGCTGGTACGCTGATAACTGGTTCAAGACCTATGACCCGTCCATCAACTGCACGGTGGACGAGATGACCGAGGCAGTCGAGGGCCACATCACCACTGAGATTGTCATGCTGAACCCTGCAAATACCCGCAGCATTTCCAACATG ACATCCCAGGAGTTTGTAGAGAAACTGACTAAACGACTTAAAAGACACCCCGAGGAGACAGGAGGCTTCCAGGAGGCGCCGCTGGCATACGATGCCATCTGGGCCTTGGCGTTGGCCCTGAACAAGACATCTGGAGGTGGCAGCCGCTCTGGTGTGCGCTTGGAGGACTTTAACTACAACAACCAGACCATTACTGACCAAATCTACCGGGCAATGAACTCCTCCTCCTTCGAGGGAGTCTCT GGCCATGTGGTGTTTGATGCCAGCGGCTCTCGGATGGCGTGGACGCTTATTGAGCAGCTACAGG GTGGCAGCTACAAGAAGATCGGCTATTATGACAGCACCAAGGATGATCTGTCCTGGTCTAAAACTGATAAGTGGATTG GAGGCTCCCCTCCAGCTGACCAGACCCTGGTCATCAAGACATTCCGCTTCCTGTCACAGAAACTCTTTATCTCCGTCTCAGTTCTCTCCAGCCTGGGCATTGTCCTAGCTGTTGTCTGTCTGTCCTTTAACATCTACAACGCCCATGTCCG TTATATCCAGAACTCACAGCCCAACCTGAACAATCTGACTGCCGTGGGTTGCTCGCTGGCATTAGCTGCTGTCTTCCCCCTGGGGCTGGATGGTTACCATATTGGGAGGAACCAGTTCCCCTTTGTCTGCCAG GCCCGCCTCTGGCTCCTGGGCCTGGGCTTCAGCCTGGGCTATGGCTCCATGTTCACCAAGATCTGGTGGGTCCACACTGtcttcacaaagaaggaggaaaagaaggagtgGAGGAAG ACCCTGGAGCCCTGGAAGCTGTACACCACCGTGGGCCTGCTGGTGGGCATGGACGTCCTCACTCTGGCCATCTGGCAGATTGTGGACCCCCTGCACCGAATCATCGAG ACTTTTGCCAAGGAGGAACCAAAGGAAGATATTGATGTCTCTATTCTGCCTCAGCTGGAGCATTGCAGCTCCAGGAAGATGAATACTTGGCTGG GCATTTTCTATGGTTACAAGGGGCTACTGCTACTGCTGGGAATCTTTCTTGCTTATGAGACTAAGAGTGTGTCCACTGAGAAGATTAACGACCACCGGGCCGTGGGCATGGCCATCTACAACGTGGCG GTCCTCTGTCTTATCACTGCCCCCGTCACCATGATTCTGTCCAGCCAGCAGGACGCAGCCTTTGCCTTTGCCTCGCTTGCCATCGTTTTCTCCTCCTACATTACTCTGGTTGTGCTCTTTGTGCCCAAG ATGCGCAGGTTGATCACCCGGGGGGAATGGCAGTCCGAGGCACAGGACACCATGAAGACGGGGTCATCGACCAACAACAACGAGGAGGAGAAGTCCCGGCTGTTGGAGAAGGAGAATCGCGAGCTGGAAAAGATCATTGCAGAG AAAGAGGAGCGCGTCTCTGAACTGCGTCATCAGCTCCAGTCTCGGCAGCAGCTCCGCTCCCGACGCCACCCCCCTACCCCCCCAGACCCCTCTGGGGGCCTCCCCAGGGGGCCCCCTGAGCCCCCCGACCGGCTTAGCTGTGATGGGAGTCGAGTCCATTTGCTTTACAAGTGA